AATTACCGAACATGTCTCTCCTCACATAAACAGTGTTCCATTTTTACTAATTCTACTACACATAGTACAAGTATCTATGTAGCAACTTTCACAACTAGATTCTCATTAAATCTCCAGACTATGAAGGTCATCTTAAGTCGGTGTTTAATTAAATTTTCAAGTCTGGACTGCTTGAAAGCCAACGTCCAATGTGGATGACCGTTAGTTGAGGACTATAGGTCATGGACTATCCATGCATTTTAGtttaatatatttatttgtgtttaCTGGAATCTAGTGGAATATAATGTAAACATAACAATAAGAGTCATACCTAATGGAATTTAGTGTAAACATTTCTGTAAAGAAAAGTTAATTAAAAAACaacaataataaaacataatatataaAGGGGTTATTGTTATTAGGCTTAAATCTATTACCACCACATTTGTGTTCTATTTATAGATAGTTTTGCTAGGAGAGTAGTGGCAGATGGTCCTTTGGTATGACCCTACATCGACAAACAAATAAAAAATCTGAGTGGGAATCCAATCTAAAGTTTTAACCTCAAAAATATTTATGGATGACCAACGGGTTGTCCATTGGGATCTTGTTCCATCCGAACATCATCATCGGTAATCTATTGGTTGCTATCTATTTGACGACAAAGTAGATCATCAATAATTATGAATAGTTTATTTTGATTTAcaattaaaaatattatttaggtTCGTTGGTAATACTTCTTTATGTAGTAGTGTATTCCTATAATGAAAGATGTTATCATCGTTAAAGACTGTCATTCGTAGTAACTCAATTAGTTTAGTATTCATAAGTTCTACAAGGTTATTAGactcaaaatacattgtttagaATTGTCGGTTACTTGGTATTTTTAGAATAACCAACATATGTGTGTGAATAGATATTCTACATACCTTAATTACCAAACAGGTCTCGCCTCACATAAACATTGTTCCTTTTTTACTATATCTACTGCACATAGTAGAAGTATCTATGCAGCAACTTTCACAACTAGATTCTTATTAAATCCCCGTTGTCTGACTATGAAAGTCATCTTAGTCGGTGTTTAATTAAATTTTCAAGTCTGGACCACTTGAAAGCCAACATCCAATAAACACATGAGTGAATCGGTTAGATTTGTTGCCGTTGACGAGGGCAAGTAGTCTTGCATAAACGTCAGTGTTGTAGCGGATGGGCCACTCATATTCTGTTGCAACATCCCAGTTTTATAAGTCCAATATTTTTTCCTGATTATTCAGTATTGTTAATATTGATTTTTCCGCTAGAAACAAACACCGGAGGTATTTATTATAACTATTATACTTAAATAACTTAATTAGTTGGTTAAAGTTCTTGTTTCTGTTCGTTGAGCTGTAGTACAAAGGGGTTAATAAATAAGAAAGGTAAGAAGCAAccatagagtgacaagtgtccaagaAGGGATCAAGTGAGATGGTAATTTTGTCTAAGAGAAAAAAAAGTTAATGCAAATGCCTAGAAACATGCATACGCAAGTCACATGTTATTCCCCTAATTTTAAGCGCCTGTAACTTTTTATATGCTATATTTGAAAACTATAACCTGAAATTACGGGTACCAGAATCCAATGATGTATACGTTGACGAAATGTTTCTCACTATAGTTGATGATATGCGTAAAACTGCACGATATAATTTGCATCATCCAAGGCTTGGTTTTAGTAATTTTCTTGCATGAATATAGTAAATAAGTTATTTATTtctttacttttgattttcatttcAAGAACAAATGGCCACAAAATAATAAAGATGGTGTTCCCCTGCTaaaaatcaagatacaagaaAACTGACCAAGACACGCCCCCATGCTTTATCAGACACCCCCCTCCCCGTGACAACATATATGGAAAAGGCAAATCATAATTTAAGACACCAGGCCGTTTCTCATGAAGCACCACCCTGTGCTTACATCTTTGGCAGAAAAGACATAAAATAACAAGGCACGAGGTTGTGCCTAATCAAACACGCCCTCATGCCCACAACCCCAAGCAAAGACAAAACAAGTTGTGGACCCAACAAAGTTAACCACGGACGTGTGTCACCTAGCTAGATATGTTCGTGCGTCATgcctaaaataaactttataGCTGTCACAAATGAACAAAATGCAAAAACTCGGGCCTCATCTTCTTTCTAGCCTATAAATTCAACTCAATGCTCACTATTTGAACCATCCCATAAAACCCATTGCAACCATCAACCCACTTCCACACCACACCTCCACACCATTCTACTATGCACCCACCCACCATTGCACCACCTTTCTATCCTGGTTTCTTTAATCATTTCGGTTTTTAATTAGTCCAAGGTTTTAAGAATTTTTAACAATCATGCTTGTATGTTTATCTTTAGTCAATCAAGTTTGATGATGTTCATTTTTATATTCATGTGTTGCTAACTTCTTGCATCACTTGCGGAAAATGAACCCTTAATGGCTTCTTAACCCTCATGTTATGGATAACCTTGTGTTAATGACTTTAAACAACTCGTTAGATGGATTCTCACTATAGTTAATGATATGCGTAAAATTGCACAATGTAATTTGCATCATTCAAGGTTAGTTTTAGTCGTTTTCTTGCATGAATATAGTAAATAAGTTATTTATTTCTTTCCTTTTGATTTTTATTTCAAGAACAAATGGCCACAAAATAATAAAGATTGGTGTTCCCATGCTAAAAATCAAGTTACAATAAAAGTGACCAAGACACGCCCCCATGCTTTGTCAGACACCCCCCGGGTGTGACAACATATACGGAAAAGGCAAATCATAATTCAAGACACGAGGTGGTTTCCAATAAAGCACCACCCCGTGCTTACATCTTTGGTAGAAAAGACAGAAAATAACAAGGCACGAGGTTGTGCCTGATCAAACACGCCCTCGTAAAGACAAAACAAGTTGTGGACCCAACAAAGTTGACCACGGACGTGTGTCACCTAGCTAAATATGTTCGTGCGTCATGCCTAAAATAAACTTTACAACTATCACAAATGAACAAAATGCAAAAACTCCATGACACGAGCCATGCCTTATCTTCTGTCCAGGCTATAAATTCAACCCAATGGTCACAATTTGAATCATCCCATAAAACCCATTACAACCATCAACCCACTTCCACACCACACCTCCACACCATTCTACTATGCACCCACCCACCATTGCACTACATTTCTATCttgttttttttaatcatttCGGTTTTTAATTAGTCCAAGGTTGTAAGAACTTTTTTTAACAATCATGCTTGTATGTTTATCTTTAATCAATCAAGTTTGATGATGTTCATTTTTATATTCATGTGTTGCTAACTTCTTGCATCACTTGCGGAAAATGAACCCTTAATGGCTTCTTAACCCTCATGTTATGGATAACCTTGTGTTAATGACTTTAAACAACTCATTAGATTAGATGGATACCCCTCTTTTCCAAGATGATTAGGTTTGAAATGGGCTACAGTGGGTTCAAATGAGGTAACATATCTTCCTTTCGATTAGGTTCATGAGCTCAATTAAGAAAGCAGATATGTACCCCCTCTAGGTACCCTAATTGGGACGAGGTGCTAAGAGTATTGGTGATTAAAGAACAACACCTGATTTATATGTTTTCGTGCACTAATGTTTGATTAGAGACCATCGTATTCTTCGTGTAGACTTTTATGCTTCGCTAATTCATCATTGGTGAACGGAGAAAAATATGTGGGTCTATAATGAAATCAACTAATTACGTAATGGGTATTAAAAATCACGTAGTTATGTGCTGTGTGTTCAAAATCACGTAATTACGTAATGGATTAATGTGTATTCAAAATCCTCTatatttttaagaaaactatagcaaaAAACTGTTGGAATTAAAGAGAATGGGATgatcgttaatacggtgtaattttttttttaaatattaacatatgaaaaagttatagacATTTGAAAATTAATTAAGGAAGTTGTCTTAAATGAGAAAGGACTAAATTACCATTGAAGCCAATGACACTTGTCCTGAATTTCTTGTCTCGTAGGCTTTGTATAGAAAAATTGTCTTGTATGGGATCttttctctattttataatgtGGCTGTTACAAaccaggtttcttttattatgtACTATAGATGACACAAGATGAAAAAATTAGAACGATTGACCCTCCATGATTGACCCTTTCCAATgttcatggttttttttttttttttttttttgtatagaaAAATTGTCTTGAACAAGATCATAAAATATATCGTTCAAAGAGAAGCCATCGCATGGACCATTTGACCAAGAATAGTCAATCGTTTATTTTGCATTATAAATATTTGAATTTTGATTGGTTTGCTCACACACATAATTACCTTCATTATTTTTCTCTCTAGTCTGACAATGGAATCTGCAGCCAAAACTCCAAAATCTCTTACCTTACCCTCGACAACACGAATTACACTTTGGTTACTCGACATTGGACTCAACTTAATTATGCGGAAAGACGGCACAGTGAACCGCGGTCTTCTCAAACTGGTACCTCTGACACCGCCATCATCTGAACCGATCAACGGTGTCAAGACATACGATGTAGTGGTGGATCCAACTCGCAAACTCTGGTTCCGCGTATTTGTCCCCACACAGTACACTGTAGAAGATCTTCCTGTGATGGTGTTCTGTCATGGAAGTGGATATATTGTCGCCTCCGCGGACACACAGTTGTACGACGATTTTTGTCGCAAGTTCGCGAGAGAATTGCATGTGATAGTTGTTTCTGTTGATTATCGTCTTGCACCGGAGCATCGACACCCTGCTCAACATGAAGATGGGCTTGATGTACTCAAGTTTCTAGACGTTGAAGAGAACAGGTCAAAATGGTTACCGGGCAATGCAAATATTACAAAATGCTTTATCGCGGGTGATAGCGCTGGCGGAAACATGGCTCATCATGTTGCTGTAAGAGCCTCCCAGTTCAACTTCCAACAACTCCAGGTACAGTACATCTTGACTTTGTTTGAGACATCACCTAGATCatcggttgctgaagaaagaatgGTCAATTATTTTGTTGCTAAGAAATTAATGGTCAATAATATACAATTTGGAGTAAAATATATTCCTGTTCAAGAGATTATATTATATATCCAATTAAACAAAAACTTGAAACACCATAATTGAATTATGATAATCCCTTGCTGATGAAAAGTATAATGTTTTGAAGGTAGTTGGGCTGGTGTCGATTCAACCATTCTTTGGCGGGGAAGAGCGTATAGGTTCTGAGATACGGCTGAATGGAACCGCGCCTGTCCTGACACTGAAGCAGACAGATTGGTTCTGGAACGCATTCTTGCCGCTAGGTGAACCCTACAATCGGGACCATCCTGTGGTCAATGTTAGTGGTCGGTATGCTGTGGACATATCGAAAATGGATTTACCACCGACCATTGTGGTTGTGGCAGGGTTTGATATTCTACGGGACTGGCAAATAAGGTACTATGAGTGGCTCAAGAAATCCGGGAAAGAAGTGTACTTGGTGGACTACCCAAACATGTTTCACGGTTTCAACCTCTTACCGGAGTTGCCGGAATCTGATCAACTTATATTGGAAGTAAAGGACTTCATTCACAATGTCTTAAATAAGGTATTCACAGCTCTGATACGTAATTTAAAACAGATCACGCTAAGCttacctcttttataaacttgaGAGCGTGACCAATATTATTATGCTCAGATGGGGGAGTATGTTTAGTAATATGGGGTATGGGATAGCACCCTTTTTAAAGGTATAAAACAAaggagatttaaaaaaaaacactacattCACATGCATTTATCTTATAACTATTTTACAGCtttaaaattataaaaagttaaattATTCTAAAAAACTTACATCATTAGATCATGCGTAACAAACATTATAGGGCATAAGAGGCTTAATAGGAGCATGAAGAGTGAGAGGCGTTTTAGTATAACGCTAAACTAGAAGAAAAAATTGGAAAATGATGATTGAAATGGATTAAAGGCGTTAAGTGTTACACACTTCTTAAAAGGTTTTATGATGCTGACATGACCGATAATGGCGTGTAAAAATAGTCTTTTGAAACATTGTACTTACAATGTAGATAGAGAGCGAGAAAGTGAGCAATAGAGACCCACATATTATAAATGATTTGctcacataatttttatatttaaagtttTGATGAATATTTTATACACATGTACGTTTTTGTTTTTGCGTTTTAAACCATTTCTTTTCGATACTTATTACGTGTGTTGATCGGTAACCTTACAGATTTAGAAGATTTAGAAGATGAAGATGGAAGCTTGAAACAATCTATATGTTATTTCGTTTGATTTCTTTAttgttttaaattaaattttatgttattttgttttattcCTTCTTTGACTTAAAATGAATACAATTATTGCTTTTAAGCttaattgttttgtttgatttcttCTCACACTATCTCTTTTGTTCTGTTATGCAATTATAACTAATTAATTTGTTAGATTAGATAATTATGTATAAATGTAATTTATCCTATAGTAGTGCTAATACCCACGAACTTCGCGGGTTTTGCAAAATAATATTATTCGAAGTATTAACAAAAAACATTGAAGATCCAAGATTTCGTGTGACAAAGCGATGAAGGTGGTAgctttaaataaataaataaacaaacattcaaGGTGGATTGATCGAGGTGGCTCTTTGCCAACATCAATGAAGATTAAAAAAGTTAATTATGATTCACTATTAATAAAAATACATTCATCAAATTTGGTTTGCATTATAAGTATACGAATTTTGATTGCTTTACTCACACCCTAAATtttgactctctctctctcttgcttcAACAATGGAATCTTCAACAACAGCCAAAACTCGGAAATCTCTATCCCTACCCTGGAAAACACGAATTATATATTGGCTAATGGAAACTGCAATCGACCTAGTTAACCGTAAAGACGGCACAGTGAACCGTCGTCTTCTCAAACTAGTAGACTTCCGGATCCCACCATCATCCAAACCAGTGAACGGCGTCAAGACATACGATGTAGTGGTGGATCCAACTCGCAATCCCTGGTTTCGCGATTTGTCCCCACACAGTACACTGTAGAAGATCTCCATGTTATGGTGTTCTTTGACGGTGGTGCTTATATTGTCCTCTCCTTGGACGTGAAGCCATACGACGATGTATGTCGCGAGACAATTGCATGTGATAGTTGTTTCTGTTTATTATCGTCTTGCACCCTACGTAACATGACAATGGGATATTTCACGCTACTTTATCGCGGGTGATAGCGTTAGCGGACGCATAGCTGATCATGTTGCTCTAAGAGCCTCCGAATTCAACTTCCAACAACTCCGGGTACGTTAACATCCATTGTCAACTTAACCAGGTGAATCTTTGGTCTTTAACGATATATTATATTAATCTAGTAATTAAATGTATATATAGAaacaggatcaggagaaaacggttggaagtgtgaaaacggtgagaacggatcttGGTCGAACACGTGGCAGGGGCGCtaatgtcacaacccccgaccccaccctagGAGCGGGAGCCATGAaccagtcaagtggtaccggtgtttattaattacgcggcggaaaattttcatcaggatcgtagttaggaaataatttcagagtttgcaaaacacccacttttatattaaacaaatgggttAAACCCATATTCCATTCATAATGTATTTACAAGGATAAATCCTTTTGCTGAAAACATagatttcttcttttttatttaggtaacttatagccactttatttaagtcTTCAGTATTCCATAGTTGGCTTCTAATAGCTTCACATCAAGTTACCTCAtaagagtgattacaatgtttatatctacctaATTACTCGttcagtacttgtcactcgacggatctgtgactatggtcatatcacacattggctacccatgtccaattgtgaaggttatcaagtactgtatacaaaccccataatactggcagtaattgtagaatgcaaagacttaatcactgtaatttatagcTGATAAACATTTACGGTTTTATCAAGCATTTTAAATATAAAGgttcacaaactgtgagaaaaagagaatgactcacattgtaaacTTACGTTTTTTTCTACGGGCTTTCTGGTGATATTTTCTGATTATTTTCTTGAGTCCCtattaaaaatatacaatgcacgcgcgttagtataataacccaatttcaACTTATCAATACATCCGCGACAGAACCCCAATGtacttagtcaggcagagccttgacatgtgtTGCTGGATCCTAGATCAATCGAACGGGGTATCGACTTAGTGATCGGGGTtaaatacttacaacggggcagagctTCGGGATTTTAGGGGGGTATTTTGGCTAATAATTTCGGATTATAGAGACTGAGAGGAAAAAAGATGTTGAACGATTTGAAATGCTGAACTGAGGCTCCATTTATAGGTTTTTCGGgaggctctcgcgccccgcgacccaTTCCCCTTGTTCCTTTCGCGCCCCGCGGCTAGGGTTGCCTGGTCATCGTGTATGTCTGACACGTGTCACAAAGAGTAGCCGGCAAGCAAAGGGTCGTCGCGCCGCACGACCAACCCCCTTCAagcctgtcgcggcccgcgacaggtgcatatttcttgattttttattttttatttttattaaaattaacgTTATGCGGGTTTGGTTTTCTGATTACGAAGCGTTTTAGGGCGATTTTGAGTGTTGTTATAGCTAAATGATATGTAGGGGCAGGATTGTTATTGGTCACGTTCCTTCAATAAGTCGCATTATAATTTAGTTTCAAACAAAATTCCAAAAATTTCGTATTTGCATTTACCTCCTCTCCAAGCTTCAGAGATTTATGGCGTTTAACATGGATTCCATTCTACAAAGTAATATTTGATGACATTTTCATATGTGTTCCAGCAAATCATGCAACACATATGCAACAGATATAGCGTTTTGTTCTTTATACTTGTTTCAATGGCGTTTTTTTTCAAAGTAATATTTGAAATTGTAGGATCGAGGATTCGTCcaaaacgagtcaatcagagtcaAATCTGGTTTCtagaaaggcggaatcagactaGAAACCGTCAATCAGTGTTAGAACAGGAGTAGAAGAGTAGAAAGTCACTTTAAACATGTTCTTCATTGATTATAAACGTTTTGGTACAGAGAGAATCggacagcacttcgttacaatttcTCCAGAATCTCACAAATGAAGAACACCACTAGCCTATATATAGGCTGACCAGATCGCACCAAATTACTACTCCAGTCCGCACGAACTGGACAACTTCAGCTCGTGCGACCTGACCTTATCAGGTCGTGCGACCTGGACTCAAAACATATAAAACTTAACATTTCAAACTATTACATATAGTTGACACGAGATTGACTGatgacgcaggcgatagacattatgcatcaacaaactcccccttggatattgccgcagtcttCAGTCAGCCTGTCTTCAAAACATTCTTTCACAAAAACTTGAAAAATTCTTCTCTTTGCTTCAGCTTTTTCAATAACGCTTTCCTGAGCTTTTCATTTTCCTTAGCCGCTCTCTGCTCATCTTCAGCTAGTCTATGCAAAACTGTAGCTCTAGCAATCCTGTCTTTCTCTTCTAGTTCTTCTCTTTCCTTCTCAGCTTTCAGAAACTCTTCTCTTTCAATCTCTCTCCATCTTCATAACCACATATTTTCAGAATTTATTCCTTTCTGAAAACACACTGTAGCTACCTTCTGAAACTGCAGAGCTTGATCTTTATCTTCTGCCTTATATCCGATCTTATTCACAAGCAGACATTCAATATCCTTTGCAGAACAATTCACTATCCACATCGGATCATACAGATGAATATATCTGCTTTCATTCCCGACTTTGTACACAATCACTGCTTCAGTCGTCATGCAGCTATAAACCCAACATACAAACCCTTCTTGAAAATTCTGCTCCATCTTCGGCAATGGAATATTCTTTATAACTCTGGGCTTCTTGATTTTCAGAATT
The Helianthus annuus cultivar XRQ/B chromosome 6, HanXRQr2.0-SUNRISE, whole genome shotgun sequence genome window above contains:
- the LOC110888580 gene encoding probable carboxylesterase 18, which produces MESAAKTPKSLTLPSTTRITLWLLDIGLNLIMRKDGTVNRGLLKLVPLTPPSSEPINGVKTYDVVVDPTRKLWFRVFVPTQYTVEDLPVMVFCHGSGYIVASADTQLYDDFCRKFARELHVIVVSVDYRLAPEHRHPAQHEDGLDVLKFLDVEENRSKWLPGNANITKCFIAGDSAGGNMAHHVAVRASQFNFQQLQVVGLVSIQPFFGGEERIGSEIRLNGTAPVLTLKQTDWFWNAFLPLGEPYNRDHPVVNVSGRYAVDISKMDLPPTIVVVAGFDILRDWQIRYYEWLKKSGKEVYLVDYPNMFHGFNLLPELPESDQLILEVKDFIHNVLNKIESEKVSNRDPHIINDLLT